A part of Papilio machaon chromosome 11, ilPapMach1.1, whole genome shotgun sequence genomic DNA contains:
- the LOC106709719 gene encoding cytochrome c oxidase assembly factor 5 → MVVYGPEDVKLADNTACASIRADLKICLLNSSCCKVEKKTPRQCLKEGQISDECHQLRQIFFECKRSLLDNRRRFRGLKGY, encoded by the exons atggtTGTGTATGGTCCTGAAGATGTAAAATTAGCAGATAACACTGCCTGTGCTTCTATAAGAGCCGACCTtaagatttgtttattaaatagttcTTGTTGTAAAgtg GAAAAGAAGACTCCAAGGCAATGTTTAAAGGAAGGACAGATTTCTGATGAATGTCATCAATTACGGCAGATTTTTTTCGAATGCAAGAGGTCGCTG CTTGATAACCGAAGAAGGTTTCGAGGACTCAaaggatattaa